Proteins encoded in a region of the Planctomycetaceae bacterium genome:
- a CDS encoding ATP-dependent 6-phosphofructokinase gives MKILRRIGILTGGGDCPGLNAVIRAVTKAALFGGLEVVGIRDGYLGLIEGHMQPLTWRDVSGILTLGGTILGSSNKANPAKYAVPDGQGGWDIRDVREQVVRNAAEAGLDALVIIGGDGTMSGAAELVERGVRCVGVPKTIDNDLWATEVTFGHDTAVTTAAEALDKVHTTASSHHRVMVVEIMGRYAGWLALHAGIAGGADVILIPEIPFDLDKICAHCQSRRRGGRGFTIIAAGEGAIPIGGQQFVESIVEDSPDPIRLGGVAKYVADEIERRSGLDSRAIVLGHVQRGGTPTPYDRVLATRFGYHAFRLLQTGQFGRVVVMQQGQITSVPIVDVANKVRTVPLDSDLIATARAVSTHFGD, from the coding sequence ATGAAAATACTCAGACGTATCGGCATCCTGACCGGCGGGGGCGACTGCCCCGGTCTCAATGCGGTTATTCGTGCCGTCACCAAGGCCGCCCTGTTCGGCGGCCTGGAGGTCGTGGGCATCCGCGACGGGTATCTGGGCCTGATCGAGGGGCACATGCAGCCGCTGACCTGGCGCGACGTTAGCGGCATCCTGACCCTCGGTGGGACGATTCTGGGTTCGAGCAACAAGGCCAACCCTGCCAAATACGCCGTACCGGACGGGCAGGGCGGCTGGGACATTCGCGATGTGCGCGAGCAGGTCGTCCGCAACGCCGCCGAGGCGGGCCTGGACGCGCTGGTGATTATCGGCGGCGACGGCACGATGAGCGGGGCGGCGGAACTGGTCGAGCGCGGAGTCCGCTGCGTCGGCGTTCCCAAGACCATCGACAACGATCTCTGGGCCACCGAGGTAACCTTCGGCCACGATACCGCCGTGACCACCGCCGCCGAGGCGCTGGACAAGGTGCATACGACGGCCTCCAGCCATCACCGGGTTATGGTGGTGGAGATCATGGGGCGTTACGCCGGTTGGCTGGCGCTGCACGCGGGCATTGCCGGCGGGGCCGACGTGATCCTGATTCCGGAGATTCCGTTCGACCTGGATAAGATCTGCGCGCATTGCCAGTCTCGCCGCCGCGGCGGGCGGGGGTTTACGATCATCGCCGCCGGCGAGGGCGCCATCCCCATCGGCGGGCAGCAGTTTGTCGAATCCATCGTCGAAGACTCGCCCGACCCGATCCGCCTGGGCGGCGTGGCGAAGTATGTGGCCGACGAGATCGAACGCCGCAGCGGCCTGGACAGCCGCGCCATCGTGCTGGGCCACGTTCAGCGCGGCGGCACGCCCACGCCGTACGATCGCGTGCTGGCCACGCGCTTCGGGTACCACGCCTTCCGCCTGCTCCAGACCGGGCAGTTCGGGCGGGTCGTGGTGATGCAGCAGGGGCAGATTACCTCCGTGCCGATTGTCGATGTCGCCAACAAGGTGCGGACCGTGCCCCTCGACAGCGACCTGATCGCCACCGCCCGGGCCGTCAGCACGCACTTCGGCGACTGA
- a CDS encoding type I phosphomannose isomerase catalytic subunit, which yields MNAYPFHFEPIYHDKIWGGGNLRRLFGRTLPADNIGESWELADLEQGVSVVANGPAAGTSLTDLTRQMGRDLLGSAAAWRDGRFPLLLKLLDANDILSLQVHPDERAVKEIGPPAALKTECWFVLDSRRGFIYKGVAPGVDAAAFRKAIETDACEEVCNRYDVAVGDFHYLPAGTVHALGAGVVVAEVQTPSDTTYRVTDWGRGREIHVERSMQCIHFAPPPAPSPGAAPPTLLATPYFSIALRRISGGGTRPLPSGRCAALMFLGLEGNLEVVHDGTTEPAVSARAGDTLLIPAALKNAAVRCSAGCAWLEITLPNAKNT from the coding sequence ATGAACGCGTATCCGTTTCACTTCGAGCCCATCTACCACGACAAGATCTGGGGCGGCGGAAATCTGCGCCGGCTCTTCGGGCGAACACTGCCTGCCGACAACATCGGCGAGAGTTGGGAATTGGCCGATCTGGAGCAGGGCGTCAGCGTCGTCGCCAACGGGCCTGCCGCTGGGACTTCGCTGACGGACTTGACGCGGCAGATGGGGCGCGACCTGCTCGGGTCCGCGGCGGCCTGGCGCGACGGGCGATTCCCGCTGTTGCTCAAGCTGCTCGACGCCAACGACATCCTCTCGCTCCAGGTACACCCGGACGAGCGGGCGGTGAAGGAAATCGGCCCGCCCGCGGCCCTGAAAACCGAGTGCTGGTTCGTGCTCGATAGCCGCCGCGGCTTCATCTACAAGGGCGTGGCGCCCGGCGTGGATGCAGCCGCCTTCCGCAAGGCCATCGAGACCGACGCGTGCGAAGAAGTCTGCAACCGCTACGACGTGGCGGTGGGGGACTTCCACTACCTGCCCGCCGGCACGGTGCATGCCCTGGGCGCCGGCGTCGTCGTGGCCGAGGTGCAGACGCCCTCCGACACAACCTACCGCGTGACCGACTGGGGCCGCGGGCGCGAGATCCACGTCGAGCGGTCCATGCAGTGCATTCATTTTGCCCCGCCGCCGGCGCCTTCGCCCGGCGCCGCACCGCCGACGCTGCTGGCGACGCCATATTTCTCCATCGCCCTGCGCCGCATCAGCGGCGGTGGCACCAGGCCCCTGCCCAGCGGCCGCTGCGCGGCGCTGATGTTCCTTGGCCTCGAGGGCAATCTTGAAGTGGTTCACGATGGAACGACCGAGCCCGCCGTATCGGCCCGCGCCGGCGACACGCTGCTGATCCCCGCCGCCCTCAAGAACGCCGCCGTGCGCTGCAGCGCCGGTTGCGCCTGGCTCGAAATCACACTGCCCAACGCAAAGAATACCTAA
- a CDS encoding sugar-binding domain-containing protein → MAKRTSAATKTARASARLSQRFDKDWRFLKDDAPDASAAAFDDSSWRTVDLPHDWSIEDLPPLPPSCNIAIGGGTWRFNKGDDMAWKDPALDDSAWQEVQLPANWETHSDYKDDNVYGWYRRRIEIPVEMRGKDIRMAVGRIDDVDETFVNGVRVGGTGSFPPQYQSAADTVRVYDVPAALLKGDGSDVVAIRVFDGLGVGGLVEAAMPAVRGGPFDSQAEGGGSQGFTLGGVGWYRKTFSAPRNWRGRRVWLTFDGVYMNCRVWCNGTLVAEHPYGYTSFHADLTAHLKPGEPNTIAVRVDASGRNSRWYPGAGIYRHVTLTAADAVHVKPWGIAVTTPTVSRTAATVRVLTTVCNDSDQPQQVTLESLVQNPAGKKAGAVTAKQTIPPKSEAVFDQTVSVRSPALWSPESPDLYQLVSTIRWAQPFQAVRIQSRPQAGKPVPPADSIATTFGIRKVEIDAEKGLRINGKSVKLRGACVHHDNGALGSCTYDRAEERRVEVLKAAGFNAIRTAHNPPSPAFLDAADRLGVLVMDEAFDTWLWPKNANDFGKYFAAWWPRDLASMVHRDRNHPSIIFWSIGNEINGQDKPELLQYTEVMSDYVRKLDPSRPVTQAFMPIGNWDDLLPGFDALDLVGYNYKIDRYVTDHQKRPRQVIAGTESFPSACFDAWMAAVDLPYVIGDFVWTGYDYIGEAALGRTAWDGKADPTWTPWPWNVAYCGDIDICGWRRPPSHYREAVFGVTPVVSCFVRQVDPTSGIGPWGWWDEQACWTWDGLEGQTLKINVYSSCPRVRLTLNGRDLGVKDTSRATRFNAQWDLPYEPGELTAVGLDARGREQARWTMKTAGSPAALRANADRTTLAADGQDLCFVDVEVVDAAGVMHARADNQVTFSIEGPGTIAAVSNGNPCSRESFQQPQRKAFRGRCQVVIKASEKKGTIRLLANADGLAGSEVVISAK, encoded by the coding sequence ATGGCAAAGCGAACGAGCGCGGCAACGAAGACAGCACGGGCATCTGCTCGCCTCTCTCAGCGGTTCGACAAGGACTGGCGGTTCCTCAAGGACGACGCCCCGGACGCCTCGGCGGCGGCGTTTGACGACTCGTCCTGGCGGACGGTCGACCTGCCGCACGACTGGAGCATCGAAGACCTGCCCCCCCTGCCGCCGTCGTGCAATATCGCCATCGGCGGTGGAACGTGGCGGTTCAATAAGGGCGACGATATGGCGTGGAAAGATCCCGCCCTGGACGATTCGGCCTGGCAGGAGGTCCAACTGCCGGCCAATTGGGAAACCCACAGCGATTACAAAGACGACAACGTCTACGGCTGGTATCGGCGGAGGATCGAGATTCCCGTCGAGATGCGGGGCAAAGACATCCGCATGGCCGTCGGTCGCATCGACGACGTCGACGAGACGTTCGTCAACGGCGTGCGGGTCGGCGGCACCGGGAGCTTTCCGCCGCAATACCAAAGTGCCGCCGACACGGTACGCGTCTACGACGTGCCCGCGGCGCTGCTCAAGGGCGACGGCAGCGACGTTGTGGCCATCCGCGTCTTCGACGGCTTGGGCGTCGGCGGGCTGGTCGAGGCGGCCATGCCGGCCGTGCGGGGCGGCCCGTTCGATTCACAGGCCGAGGGCGGCGGCTCGCAGGGTTTCACGCTGGGCGGGGTGGGCTGGTATCGCAAGACGTTCTCGGCGCCTCGTAATTGGCGTGGGCGACGCGTGTGGCTGACCTTCGACGGCGTGTACATGAACTGCCGCGTCTGGTGCAACGGCACGCTGGTCGCCGAGCACCCGTACGGGTACACGAGCTTTCACGCCGACCTGACGGCGCACCTCAAGCCCGGCGAGCCGAACACCATCGCCGTGCGCGTCGACGCCTCCGGACGCAACAGCCGCTGGTATCCCGGGGCGGGCATCTACCGCCACGTGACGCTGACGGCCGCCGATGCAGTCCACGTCAAGCCCTGGGGCATCGCCGTGACGACGCCCACGGTTTCGCGCACCGCAGCGACAGTTCGCGTGCTCACTACCGTCTGCAACGACAGCGATCAACCGCAGCAGGTCACGCTGGAGTCGCTGGTGCAGAACCCCGCCGGCAAGAAAGCCGGCGCGGTCACGGCGAAGCAGACGATCCCCCCGAAGTCCGAAGCCGTCTTCGATCAGACAGTCTCGGTTCGCTCACCGGCGCTCTGGTCGCCCGAATCGCCCGATCTGTACCAGCTTGTCAGCACAATCAGGTGGGCACAGCCTTTCCAGGCTGTGCGGATACAGAGTCGGCCACAGGCTGGAAAGCCTGTGCCACCGGCCGATTCAATCGCGACGACGTTTGGCATCCGCAAGGTGGAGATCGACGCGGAGAAGGGCCTGCGTATCAACGGCAAGAGTGTCAAGCTTCGCGGGGCGTGCGTGCATCATGACAACGGGGCGCTGGGCTCATGCACGTACGACCGCGCGGAAGAGCGGCGCGTCGAGGTTCTCAAGGCCGCCGGCTTCAACGCGATCCGCACGGCGCACAACCCGCCCTCGCCGGCGTTCCTGGACGCGGCGGACCGCCTGGGCGTGCTGGTGATGGACGAAGCGTTCGACACGTGGTTGTGGCCCAAGAACGCCAACGACTTCGGCAAGTACTTTGCAGCATGGTGGCCTCGCGATCTGGCTTCGATGGTCCACCGCGACCGCAATCATCCGAGCATCATCTTCTGGAGCATCGGCAACGAGATCAACGGCCAGGACAAGCCCGAACTGCTGCAGTACACCGAGGTGATGAGCGACTACGTGCGCAAGCTCGACCCCTCGCGACCGGTGACGCAGGCGTTCATGCCCATCGGCAACTGGGACGACCTGTTGCCGGGCTTCGACGCGCTGGACCTGGTCGGCTACAACTACAAGATCGACCGGTACGTCACCGATCACCAGAAGCGCCCGCGGCAGGTGATCGCCGGCACCGAGTCGTTCCCGAGCGCGTGCTTCGACGCCTGGATGGCCGCAGTCGATCTGCCCTACGTCATCGGCGACTTCGTCTGGACCGGGTACGACTACATCGGCGAGGCGGCCCTGGGCCGAACCGCCTGGGACGGCAAGGCCGATCCGACGTGGACGCCCTGGCCGTGGAACGTGGCGTACTGCGGCGACATCGACATCTGCGGATGGCGGCGCCCGCCGTCGCACTATCGCGAGGCGGTCTTCGGCGTCACGCCCGTCGTGTCGTGCTTCGTCCGCCAGGTGGACCCCACCAGCGGGATCGGCCCCTGGGGCTGGTGGGACGAGCAGGCCTGCTGGACGTGGGATGGCCTGGAAGGCCAGACCCTCAAGATCAACGTCTACTCATCCTGCCCGCGCGTGCGACTGACGCTCAACGGGCGAGATCTGGGCGTCAAAGACACCTCGCGCGCCACTCGCTTCAATGCTCAATGGGACCTGCCCTACGAGCCGGGTGAACTGACTGCCGTCGGGCTCGACGCCCGCGGCCGCGAACAGGCGCGATGGACGATGAAGACCGCCGGCTCGCCCGCGGCGCTGCGTGCCAACGCCGACCGCACGACCCTCGCCGCCGATGGACAGGACCTGTGCTTTGTGGATGTCGAGGTGGTAGACGCCGCCGGCGTGATGCACGCTCGCGCGGACAATCAGGTGACCTTCAGCATCGAAGGCCCGGGAACAATCGCCGCGGTCTCCAACGGAAACCCCTGCAGCCGCGAAAGCTTCCAGCAGCCGCAGCGCAAAGCCTTCCGAGGCCGCTGCCAGGTCGTCATCAAGGCCAGCGAAAAGAAAGGCACCATCCGCTTGCTCGCAAACGCCGATGGACTGGCAGGCAGCGAAGTCGTCATCAGCGCGAAGTAG
- the lpxB gene encoding lipid-A-disaccharide synthase, producing MGTNAPTFFLSAAEASGDHHAAGLIHALRRRVPDARFIGVAGRQMAEAGCEVVVDLAAQATMVTGPFSRIGYYVRTVRRLKKLIAELKPDVFIPVDSPALNWHLSAAAKAVGSPVVHYVCPQVWAWARWRTKKLCRLTDHVACLLPFEARYMQHRGVPATFVGHPLFDDLPPRPEPMPDLIEAWADESWRVALLPGSRMGEIRTHMPALLAAADLIHQRHPDARCQFLAGDEKAAQAIAATAKDRQLDIVVGRTSETIGQSHFAVAVSGTVTLEVAYYGVPMVIFYHVPKLNWELVGRWIVHTPRLSLVNILSPNGRPVVPELMPWHGNIARVLDMVLEILEDLGSMVEARRRLLETVEPLLPHGTTAADNAADLVLRVLNNRS from the coding sequence ATGGGAACAAACGCCCCGACATTCTTTCTCTCCGCCGCCGAAGCTAGCGGCGACCATCACGCCGCCGGCCTGATTCACGCCCTGCGCCGACGCGTGCCCGACGCGCGGTTCATCGGCGTGGCGGGGCGGCAGATGGCCGAGGCCGGCTGCGAGGTCGTCGTGGACCTCGCCGCCCAGGCGACGATGGTGACCGGACCGTTCTCCAGGATCGGCTATTACGTCCGGACGGTGCGGCGGCTCAAGAAGCTCATCGCCGAGCTGAAGCCGGACGTGTTCATTCCCGTTGATTCGCCGGCGCTGAACTGGCACCTCTCTGCCGCCGCCAAGGCCGTCGGTTCGCCGGTGGTTCATTACGTCTGCCCGCAGGTGTGGGCGTGGGCGCGATGGCGCACCAAGAAACTGTGCCGCCTGACCGACCACGTCGCGTGCCTGCTGCCTTTCGAAGCGCGGTACATGCAGCACCGTGGCGTGCCGGCTACCTTCGTCGGACACCCGCTCTTCGACGACCTGCCCCCACGCCCCGAGCCCATGCCCGACCTGATCGAGGCCTGGGCCGACGAGTCCTGGCGGGTCGCGCTGCTGCCCGGATCGCGCATGGGCGAAATCCGCACGCACATGCCCGCGCTGCTGGCGGCCGCCGATCTGATCCACCAGCGACACCCTGACGCCCGCTGCCAATTCCTGGCCGGCGACGAAAAAGCCGCCCAGGCCATCGCCGCCACGGCCAAGGACCGCCAGCTCGACATCGTCGTGGGGCGCACCAGCGAGACGATCGGGCAGTCGCATTTCGCCGTGGCCGTCAGCGGCACGGTGACGCTGGAAGTGGCATACTACGGCGTGCCGATGGTGATCTTCTACCACGTCCCCAAGCTCAACTGGGAGCTGGTGGGGCGGTGGATCGTCCACACGCCGCGGCTGTCGCTGGTGAACATTCTCTCGCCCAACGGCAGACCGGTGGTGCCCGAGCTGATGCCCTGGCATGGAAACATCGCCCGCGTTCTGGACATGGTGCTGGAGATTCTCGAAGACCTCGGAAGCATGGTCGAGGCCCGGCGGCGCCTGCTCGAGACGGTCGAGCCGCTGCTGCCGCACGGGACCACAGCGGCAGACAACGCGGCCGATCTGGTGCTGCGGGTGCTTAACAACAGATCCTAG
- the acpS gene encoding holo-ACP synthase yields the protein MNVIAHGVDMVPTGRLQEAIDRHGQRFLERVFTPLELAYCDRRPARKIEHLAGRFAAKEAVFKVLGTGWTNGIAWTDVEVRNAPSGQPDIYLSGRCEEVARARGIGRILISISHVETHAIASAIALADEGGEKP from the coding sequence ATGAATGTGATCGCACATGGCGTGGATATGGTGCCGACCGGGCGGCTGCAGGAGGCGATCGATCGCCACGGGCAGCGGTTCCTCGAGCGGGTGTTTACGCCGCTGGAGCTGGCATATTGCGACCGCCGTCCGGCGCGGAAGATTGAGCATCTGGCCGGGCGGTTCGCGGCCAAGGAGGCGGTCTTCAAGGTGCTGGGCACCGGCTGGACCAACGGGATCGCCTGGACGGACGTCGAAGTACGCAATGCGCCCTCGGGGCAACCGGACATCTATCTCAGCGGACGGTGCGAGGAAGTCGCCCGCGCCCGCGGGATCGGGCGGATCCTGATCTCGATCAGCCACGTCGAGACGCACGCCATCGCCTCGGCGATCGCCCTGGCGGATGAGGGCGGGGAAAAGCCGTAA
- a CDS encoding prepilin-type N-terminal cleavage/methylation domain-containing protein, giving the protein MGTRAQHRGAVAAFTLVELLIVMAIVATLATLTGMTAGYIRSTAHRVTCANNLNKIAQSPRLQLREFDPSVRGAFSTAERWILMTLQDAQDAAILRCPEGGNYFSISDRPPAAPLYSISGTIAIDISPSNSDPKRFEMITPSGTIDRKNIMAYSGPASSVQFTPQGATEVLLNGQPMQLDYHTATTVTGTSITVSLYNTSNNGKASSAWVVEIAATDAKITPGPSPSMVEAAPAAAAPTYYVSYGVNPNVVNTSGLGLGNVLAMDYEHLVVQPGDADWQMPTYPFARHRGLLNVLLRDGSVHVLAPEEVSPAMAENFAYWQPG; this is encoded by the coding sequence ATGGGGACGCGCGCTCAACATCGCGGCGCTGTCGCCGCGTTCACGCTGGTTGAACTGCTGATCGTCATGGCGATCGTGGCCACGCTGGCCACGCTGACTGGCATGACGGCCGGATACATCCGCTCCACGGCCCACCGCGTCACCTGCGCGAACAATCTGAACAAGATCGCCCAGTCGCCGCGGCTGCAGTTGAGGGAGTTCGACCCCAGCGTCCGCGGCGCTTTCAGCACCGCCGAGCGATGGATTCTGATGACCCTGCAAGACGCCCAGGACGCGGCGATTCTTCGCTGCCCGGAAGGGGGCAACTATTTTTCGATATCGGACCGGCCGCCCGCAGCCCCGCTGTACAGTATTTCGGGGACAATCGCCATCGACATCAGCCCCTCCAACTCCGACCCCAAACGATTTGAAATGATCACGCCCTCGGGCACCATCGACCGCAAGAACATCATGGCCTATAGCGGCCCGGCCAGCAGCGTGCAGTTTACGCCGCAGGGGGCGACCGAGGTGCTCTTGAACGGCCAGCCGATGCAGCTCGATTACCACACCGCCACGACCGTCACGGGCACTTCGATCACGGTGAGTCTCTACAACACCAGCAACAATGGCAAGGCCTCCAGCGCCTGGGTTGTCGAGATTGCGGCCACCGACGCGAAGATCACGCCCGGCCCGTCGCCGAGCATGGTCGAGGCCGCCCCGGCAGCGGCGGCGCCGACGTACTACGTCAGCTATGGGGTAAATCCCAACGTTGTCAACACTTCGGGCCTTGGCCTTGGCAATGTTCTGGCGATGGATTACGAACACCTCGTCGTTCAGCCGGGCGATGCGGACTGGCAGATGCCGACGTACCCATTTGCCCGGCACCGCGGGTTGCTGAATGTGCTGCTGCGCGACGGTTCAGTGCATGTGCTGGCGCCCGAAGAAGTCAGCCCCGCCATGGCCGAGAACTTCGCTTACTGGCAACCAGGATAG
- a CDS encoding DnaJ domain-containing protein, producing the protein MSSSPDLYMQWLALPPGPRPPDHYVLLGLPRGCGDAERIEAAVRRQMDRLDAYALHPDAQKRQSVQEMMNRLAQARGCLIDPRRRKAYDLAQGITPASAPPAPAIAKAPPSPTTAPATAAQPTPPAIEAPLQISPRETLREFESRVRGHLQKWKLDPHEEMLLMAEAALLGMDETKARATIHRVGGVRTRRVRRGSWRLKKWLLGIIAAETLVVLAMPTARDISDRLDENEALRHENEQLTAEITRLTGKPPAIAPVPPQKPAPAPAPARAPRKRHR; encoded by the coding sequence ATGTCATCCTCGCCTGACTTGTACATGCAGTGGCTGGCGTTGCCGCCGGGGCCGCGGCCGCCGGACCATTATGTCTTGCTGGGTCTGCCTCGCGGGTGCGGCGATGCCGAGCGGATCGAGGCGGCTGTCCGCCGCCAGATGGACCGCCTCGACGCGTACGCCCTGCACCCCGACGCCCAGAAGCGCCAATCCGTCCAGGAGATGATGAATCGCCTGGCGCAGGCCCGGGGGTGCCTCATCGACCCGCGGCGGCGCAAGGCGTACGATCTGGCGCAGGGCATCACGCCCGCGTCCGCCCCGCCGGCGCCCGCGATCGCCAAGGCGCCGCCGAGCCCGACGACCGCCCCCGCCACGGCGGCGCAGCCGACACCCCCGGCCATTGAGGCGCCGCTCCAGATATCGCCCCGCGAGACGCTGCGTGAGTTCGAGTCGCGCGTCCGCGGGCACCTGCAGAAATGGAAGCTCGACCCGCACGAAGAGATGCTTCTGATGGCCGAGGCGGCGCTGCTGGGGATGGACGAAACCAAGGCCCGTGCGACCATTCACCGCGTCGGCGGCGTGCGCACCCGCCGCGTGCGCCGCGGAAGCTGGCGGCTCAAGAAATGGCTGCTGGGCATCATCGCCGCCGAGACGCTGGTCGTGCTGGCCATGCCCACCGCTCGCGACATCAGCGACCGCCTCGATGAGAATGAGGCACTGCGGCACGAGAATGAGCAGCTTACCGCCGAGATCACCCGCCTGACCGGCAAGCCCCCCGCCATCGCCCCCGTCCCGCCGCAAAAACCCGCTCCCGCCCCCGCTCCTGCTCGAGCGCCCCGAAAGCGCCACCGGTAG
- the metG gene encoding methionine--tRNA ligase subunit beta: MSDAPTTPKPTIEYDDFAKLDLRIGKVVEVAAHPNADKLVVLKVDLGSETRQILAGIRAYYSPEALLGREIVVVANLAPRKMRGLESQGMLLAASARGPADPATGEAPLLDVVVLGPEKEVPPGSTVS; encoded by the coding sequence ATGTCCGACGCACCGACGACGCCCAAACCGACGATCGAATACGACGACTTCGCCAAGCTGGACCTGCGCATCGGCAAGGTCGTCGAGGTAGCCGCACACCCCAACGCCGACAAGCTCGTCGTGCTCAAGGTGGACCTGGGCAGCGAGACGCGCCAGATCCTGGCCGGCATCCGGGCGTACTACAGCCCCGAGGCCTTGCTCGGGCGTGAAATTGTAGTCGTGGCGAACTTGGCCCCGCGCAAAATGCGCGGGCTCGAATCGCAGGGAATGCTGCTGGCCGCCTCGGCCCGAGGCCCCGCCGACCCCGCCACCGGCGAGGCGCCGCTGCTGGACGTGGTGGTGCTGGGCCCGGAAAAAGAAGTCCCGCCGGGATCGACGGTCAGCTAA
- a CDS encoding pseudouridine synthase, whose protein sequence is MPQRIQKVLAEAGVDSRRAIEEMVVEGRVRVNGKTVAALPHFVEPGDRIEVDGRPVRWEKREEKFYFLLNKPKGVVCTQFDPQGRRRAVDLLGDVGSRVYCVGRLDIESTGLIILTNDGELTNQLTHPRYGVPKTYIVDVEGMVSGDKINRIKSGAMHIDGKRVGPSRVGVLARDHNTTLLQITLNESRNREIRRMLAMVGHEVKRLKRVAIGEITDKGVKIGNYRVLSPAEVQSLRKSAGPKPATAAKPRKSKPSGAKPSGGKPAGAKPRPDKTAAQPAHRRGGAASKPRPAQQEPRPAKRRIILPQ, encoded by the coding sequence ATGCCACAGCGAATTCAAAAAGTGCTCGCCGAAGCCGGCGTCGACTCCCGCCGGGCGATTGAAGAAATGGTCGTCGAGGGACGCGTTCGCGTCAACGGCAAGACCGTCGCCGCCCTGCCGCATTTTGTTGAGCCCGGTGACCGCATTGAAGTCGACGGCCGCCCCGTCCGGTGGGAAAAACGCGAAGAGAAGTTCTACTTCCTCCTCAACAAGCCCAAGGGCGTGGTCTGCACGCAGTTCGATCCGCAAGGCCGCCGGCGTGCGGTGGACCTGCTCGGCGACGTCGGTTCGCGCGTGTACTGCGTGGGGCGGCTGGACATCGAGAGCACCGGGCTGATCATCCTGACCAACGACGGCGAGCTGACCAACCAGCTCACGCACCCGCGTTACGGCGTGCCCAAGACGTACATTGTCGACGTCGAGGGCATGGTCAGCGGCGACAAGATCAACCGCATCAAGTCCGGCGCCATGCACATCGACGGCAAGCGCGTCGGTCCCAGCCGCGTCGGCGTGCTGGCCCGCGACCACAACACCACGTTGCTGCAGATCACGCTCAACGAGTCGCGCAATCGCGAAATCCGCCGGATGCTGGCGATGGTCGGCCACGAGGTCAAACGCCTCAAACGCGTCGCCATCGGCGAGATCACCGACAAGGGCGTCAAGATCGGCAACTACCGCGTGCTGTCGCCGGCTGAGGTGCAGTCGCTGCGCAAGTCGGCCGGTCCCAAGCCCGCCACAGCCGCCAAACCCCGCAAGAGCAAACCCTCCGGCGCCAAACCGTCGGGTGGAAAACCCGCCGGCGCGAAGCCCCGTCCCGACAAAACCGCCGCCCAACCCGCGCATCGCCGAGGCGGCGCCGCCTCCAAACCGCGCCCCGCGCAGCAGGAACCCCGCCCCGCCAAGCGAAGGATCATCCTGCCCCAGTAA